The following proteins come from a genomic window of Bradyrhizobium paxllaeri:
- the sufB gene encoding Fe-S cluster assembly protein SufB: MPAVQETVERVKRIDVDQYRYGFETLIESEKAPKGLSEDTVRFISAKKNEPAWMLEWRLEAYRRWLTMTEPTWARVNYPKIDYQDIHYYAAPKPKKTLSSIDEIDPEILKTYEKLGIPLREVAILEGVELPPGSEPSANRKIAVDAVFDSVSVATTFQKELKAAGVIFMPISEAIREHPELVKQYLGTVVPTSDNYFATLNSAVFSDGSFVYVPPGVRCPMELSTYFRINERNTGQFERTLIIADKGSYVSYLEGCTAPQRDENQLHAAVVELVALDDAEIKYSTVQNWYPGNSEGVGGIYNFVTKRGDCRGNHSKISWTQVETGSAITWKYPSCILRGDNSRGEFYSIAISNGHQQVDSGTKMIHLGKNTSSRIISKGIAAGVSQNTYRGLVTAHRKATGARNFTACDSLLIGDKCGAHTVPYIEAKNSSATFEHEATTSKISEDVLFYCIQRGLSQEEAVGLVVNGFVKDVLQQLPMEFAVEAQKLISISLEGSVG, translated from the coding sequence ATGCCAGCCGTACAAGAGACGGTCGAGCGCGTGAAGCGCATCGACGTCGACCAGTATCGATATGGGTTTGAGACGCTTATCGAATCGGAGAAGGCCCCCAAGGGTCTCTCGGAAGACACTGTCCGCTTCATCTCTGCGAAAAAGAACGAACCTGCCTGGATGCTGGAATGGCGCCTGGAGGCTTATCGCCGTTGGCTGACCATGACCGAGCCGACCTGGGCCCGCGTCAACTATCCGAAGATCGACTACCAGGACATTCACTATTACGCGGCGCCGAAGCCGAAGAAGACGCTGTCCTCGATCGACGAGATCGATCCCGAAATCCTCAAGACCTACGAGAAGCTCGGCATTCCGCTGCGGGAAGTCGCCATTCTCGAAGGCGTCGAACTGCCGCCTGGTAGCGAGCCGTCGGCCAACCGCAAGATTGCGGTCGACGCGGTATTCGACTCGGTGTCGGTGGCGACCACGTTCCAGAAGGAGCTGAAGGCCGCCGGCGTGATCTTCATGCCGATCTCGGAGGCGATCCGCGAGCATCCCGAGCTGGTGAAGCAGTACCTCGGCACGGTCGTGCCGACCTCCGACAATTATTTCGCGACGCTGAACTCGGCGGTGTTTTCGGACGGCTCGTTCGTCTACGTGCCGCCGGGCGTGCGCTGTCCGATGGAGCTGTCGACCTATTTCCGCATCAATGAGCGCAACACCGGCCAGTTCGAGCGCACGCTGATCATCGCCGACAAGGGCTCTTACGTCAGCTATCTCGAAGGCTGCACAGCACCGCAGCGCGACGAGAACCAGCTTCATGCCGCCGTGGTCGAACTCGTCGCCCTCGACGACGCCGAGATCAAATATTCGACGGTGCAGAACTGGTACCCCGGCAATTCCGAGGGCGTCGGCGGCATCTACAATTTCGTCACCAAGCGTGGCGACTGCCGCGGCAACCATTCGAAGATTTCCTGGACGCAGGTCGAGACCGGGTCGGCGATCACCTGGAAATATCCGAGCTGCATCCTGCGCGGCGACAATTCGCGCGGCGAGTTCTACTCGATCGCGATCTCGAACGGTCACCAGCAGGTCGATAGCGGCACCAAGATGATCCATCTCGGCAAGAACACGTCGAGCCGGATCATCTCCAAGGGCATCGCGGCGGGCGTCTCGCAAAACACCTATCGCGGCCTCGTCACGGCGCACCGTAAAGCCACCGGCGCGCGTAACTTTACGGCGTGTGACTCGCTGCTAATCGGCGACAAGTGTGGCGCGCACACCGTGCCTTACATCGAGGCCAAGAACTCGTCGGCGACCTTCGAGCATGAAGCGACGACGTCGAAGATCTCCGAGGACGTGCTGTTCTATTGCATCCAGCGCGGGCTCTCGCAGGAAGAAGCCGTCGGCCTCGTGGTCAATGGCTTCGTGAAGGACGTGCTGCAGCAACTGCCGATGGAATTCGCGGTTGAGGCGCAGAAGTTGATCTCGATCAGCCTCGAAGGCTCGGTTGGATAG
- the sufC gene encoding Fe-S cluster assembly ATPase SufC translates to MSLLEVKDLKVRVEDNEILHGLTLTVNPGEVHAIMGPNGSGKSTLSHVIAGKPGYEVTDGQILFRGEDLLEMEPDERAAKGVFLAFQYPVEIPGVTTWNFLHTALNAQRKARGESPLTSPEFLKKVRAVAKSLNIPQDMLKRGVNVGFSGGEKKRNEILQMALFEPAVCILDEMDSGLDIDALRVAADGVNALRSPERAMVVITHYQRLLNYIVPDFVHVMSKGRVVKSGGKDLALELEASGYAQFEDAA, encoded by the coding sequence ATGTCTCTGCTTGAAGTGAAAGACCTAAAGGTCCGCGTCGAGGATAACGAAATTCTCCACGGACTGACGCTCACTGTAAATCCGGGTGAGGTGCATGCGATCATGGGGCCGAACGGCTCCGGCAAATCGACGCTCAGCCACGTCATCGCGGGCAAGCCGGGCTATGAAGTCACCGACGGCCAGATCCTGTTCAGGGGCGAGGACCTGCTGGAGATGGAGCCGGATGAGCGCGCCGCCAAGGGTGTGTTCCTGGCGTTCCAGTACCCGGTCGAAATCCCCGGCGTGACCACCTGGAATTTCCTGCACACCGCGTTGAACGCCCAGCGCAAGGCGCGCGGCGAGAGCCCGCTTACATCTCCGGAGTTCCTCAAGAAGGTCCGCGCGGTCGCGAAGTCGCTCAACATCCCGCAGGACATGCTCAAGCGTGGCGTCAATGTCGGCTTCTCCGGCGGCGAAAAGAAGCGCAACGAGATCCTGCAGATGGCGCTGTTCGAGCCGGCCGTCTGCATTCTCGATGAAATGGACTCCGGCCTCGACATCGACGCGCTGCGCGTCGCCGCCGACGGCGTCAATGCGCTGCGTTCGCCGGAGCGCGCCATGGTCGTCATCACCCACTATCAGCGCCTGCTCAACTACATCGTGCCTGACTTCGTGCACGTGATGTCCAAGGGGCGGGTGGTGAAGAGCGGCGGCAAGGATCTGGCGCTGGAGCTCGAGGCTTCCGGCTACGCCCAGTTCGAAGACGCAGCCTGA
- the sufD gene encoding Fe-S cluster assembly protein SufD, whose product MNLALAKNETGRPLSDSFAVARDRLPGTGKVAEARSAAFEAYDRVGLPHRRIEDWKYTDLRALMREVLPLAPAPDAAALKRAAAAVKLQVIKGARRLVLVDGVFAPKLSELDGLEKGIVVRTLREVLEAGDAALQTELFTPDTANPMVALNSAMMTDGVVIEIANGVVLKQPLQVIHVATGATPAAMFTRSLLRLGKDVGVTLVESYIAADGAKSYQAHDSLIVSIGDNSRLDHVRLVEDAREAVNISSAVLTLGAHAHFNTFGMSSGAAVSRYQATIAFAGEHSRVETNGVNLLNGRQHADTTLFMDHAVPHCASREVFRAVADDRAHSVFQGRIIVRPDAQKTDAKMMTRALLLSDEAEADNKPELEIFADDVTCGHGATTGALDESLLFYLRARGLSEKEAQALLIQAFVGEAIESIVNDDLRELAIAAAQRWLEARS is encoded by the coding sequence ATGAATTTGGCTTTGGCAAAGAACGAGACCGGACGCCCGCTGAGCGACAGCTTTGCCGTCGCGCGCGATCGGCTGCCGGGCACGGGCAAGGTCGCGGAGGCGCGAAGCGCCGCCTTCGAGGCCTATGACCGTGTGGGCCTGCCGCACCGGCGTATCGAGGACTGGAAATACACCGATCTTCGCGCGCTGATGCGCGAGGTGCTGCCGCTGGCGCCCGCGCCGGATGCGGCTGCACTGAAGCGGGCCGCGGCCGCCGTCAAGCTGCAGGTGATCAAGGGCGCCCGCCGGCTGGTGCTGGTGGATGGCGTGTTCGCGCCGAAGCTCTCCGAACTGGACGGGCTGGAGAAGGGCATTGTCGTCCGCACCTTGCGGGAAGTGCTGGAAGCCGGCGACGCCGCGCTGCAGACCGAACTGTTCACCCCCGACACCGCCAACCCGATGGTCGCGCTCAACAGCGCGATGATGACCGACGGCGTGGTGATCGAGATCGCCAATGGCGTGGTGCTGAAACAGCCGCTGCAGGTCATTCATGTCGCGACCGGCGCCACGCCGGCTGCGATGTTCACCCGCTCGCTGCTGCGCCTCGGCAAGGATGTCGGCGTGACGCTGGTCGAGAGCTACATCGCGGCCGATGGCGCGAAATCCTATCAGGCCCATGACTCGCTGATCGTGTCGATCGGCGACAATTCCCGACTCGACCACGTCCGCCTGGTTGAGGACGCCCGCGAGGCCGTCAACATTTCCTCCGCCGTGCTGACGCTGGGCGCGCATGCGCACTTCAACACGTTCGGCATGAGCTCGGGTGCGGCCGTCAGCCGCTACCAGGCGACCATTGCGTTTGCCGGCGAGCATTCCCGCGTGGAGACCAACGGCGTGAACCTGCTGAATGGCCGGCAGCACGCCGACACCACGCTGTTCATGGACCACGCGGTGCCGCATTGCGCCAGCCGCGAGGTGTTCCGCGCCGTCGCCGACGACCGTGCCCATTCGGTGTTTCAGGGCCGCATCATCGTGCGTCCGGATGCGCAGAAGACCGACGCCAAGATGATGACGCGGGCGCTGCTCTTGTCCGACGAGGCCGAGGCCGATAACAAGCCGGAGCTGGAAATCTTCGCCGACGACGTCACCTGCGGCCATGGCGCGACCACCGGCGCGCTCGACGAGAGCCTGCTGTTCTATCTGCGTGCTCGCGGCCTGTCCGAAAAGGAAGCCCAGGCGCTGCTGATTCAAGCTTTCGTCGGCGAGGCCATTGAATCCATCGTCAATGACGATCTGCGTGAGCTTGCGATCGCCGCGGCGCAGCGTTGGCTGGAGGCCCGTTCATGA
- a CDS encoding cysteine desulfurase, whose translation MSQHPAVKNGAYDVHRVREDFPALAMKVYGKPLVYLDNAASAQKPTAVLDRMTEAYKSEYANVHRGLHYLANAATEAYEGGRAKVAKFLNAARTEEIIFTRNATEAINLVASSWGEPNIKAGDEIVISIMEHHSNIVPWHFLRERHGAVIKWAPVDDEGNFLIDEFEKLLTDRTKIVAITQMSNALGTLVPVKDVVKLAHARGIPVLIDGSQAAVHLAVDVQDIDADFYVFTGHKLYGPTGIGVLYAKHEHLVAMRPYNGGGEMIREVARDWITYGDPPHKFEAGTPAIVESIGLGAAIDYVTSIGKERIAAHEHDLLTYAQERLREINSLHLIGTARGKGPVISFEMKGAHAHDVATVIDRQGIAVRAGTHCVMPLLERFNVTATCRASFGMYNTREEVDHLAQALIKARDLFA comes from the coding sequence ATGAGTCAGCATCCAGCGGTCAAAAACGGAGCCTATGACGTCCATCGCGTGCGGGAGGATTTCCCGGCGCTGGCGATGAAGGTCTATGGCAAGCCGCTGGTCTATCTCGACAACGCCGCCTCCGCCCAGAAGCCGACCGCCGTGCTCGATCGCATGACCGAGGCTTACAAGAGCGAGTACGCCAACGTTCATCGCGGCCTGCATTATCTCGCCAATGCCGCCACCGAAGCCTATGAGGGCGGCCGCGCCAAGGTGGCAAAGTTCCTCAACGCTGCGCGCACCGAAGAGATCATCTTCACCCGTAATGCCACCGAGGCGATCAACCTCGTGGCGTCGTCCTGGGGCGAGCCCAATATCAAGGCGGGCGACGAGATCGTGATCTCCATCATGGAGCATCACTCGAACATCGTGCCCTGGCATTTCCTCCGGGAGCGACATGGCGCCGTGATCAAATGGGCGCCGGTCGACGACGAGGGAAATTTCCTGATCGACGAGTTCGAAAAGCTCCTGACCGATCGCACCAAGATCGTCGCGATCACCCAGATGTCGAACGCCCTTGGCACCCTCGTGCCGGTCAAGGACGTGGTGAAGCTGGCGCACGCCCGCGGCATCCCGGTGCTGATCGACGGCAGCCAGGCCGCCGTGCATCTGGCGGTCGACGTGCAGGACATCGACGCCGATTTCTACGTCTTCACCGGCCATAAGCTGTACGGGCCGACCGGCATCGGCGTGCTCTATGCCAAGCATGAGCACCTCGTGGCGATGCGCCCCTACAACGGCGGCGGCGAGATGATCCGCGAAGTCGCCCGCGACTGGATCACCTATGGCGATCCGCCGCACAAATTCGAGGCCGGTACGCCAGCGATCGTCGAATCGATCGGGCTGGGCGCTGCGATCGATTACGTTACCTCGATCGGCAAGGAGCGCATCGCCGCCCACGAGCACGATCTGCTCACGTATGCGCAGGAACGGCTGCGCGAAATCAATTCGCTGCACCTGATCGGTACTGCGCGCGGCAAGGGACCGGTGATCTCCTTCGAAATGAAGGGGGCGCACGCCCACGACGTCGCGACCGTGATCGACCGGCAGGGCATTGCGGTGCGCGCCGGCACCCATTGCGTGATGCCTCTTTTAGAGCGGTTCAATGTCACAGCCACCTGCCGGGCATCGTTCGGCATGTATAATACCCGGGAAGAAGTCGACCATCTGGCACAGGCGCTGATCAAGGCGCGGGATTTGTTCGCATGA
- a CDS encoding SUF system Fe-S cluster assembly protein: MSDTAEVKSANMETNSALPPEETERLGTEIVAALKTVFDPEIPADIYELGLIYKVDLKDDRAVDVTMTLTTPNCPAAGELPTMVENAIASVPGVGVVNVNLVWDPAWTPDRMSDEARLVLNMW; this comes from the coding sequence ATGAGTGATACGGCCGAAGTCAAGTCAGCCAACATGGAAACCAATTCGGCGCTGCCGCCGGAGGAGACCGAACGTCTCGGCACCGAAATCGTTGCAGCGCTGAAGACAGTGTTCGACCCGGAAATTCCGGCCGACATTTATGAGCTCGGCCTGATCTACAAGGTCGACCTCAAGGACGATCGTGCCGTCGACGTGACGATGACGCTGACCACGCCGAACTGTCCGGCGGCCGGCGAGTTGCCGACCATGGTGGAGAACGCCATCGCCAGCGTGCCGGGCGTTGGTGTCGTGAATGTCAATCTGGTGTGGGATCCGGCCTGGACGCCGGATCGCATGTCCGACGAGGCGCGCCTCGTCCTCAACATGTGGTGA
- a CDS encoding VOC family protein codes for MPKLSGVLETALYVDDLDRARAFYEKVLGLVPLTADSRFLAFDVGGRSVLLLFLRGSTPETIQLPGGTIPPHDGSGPIHMAFAIAAAELPGWEKALGEHNVAIEGRTDWPRGGKSIYFRDPDNHLLELATPGIWAIY; via the coding sequence TTGCCGAAACTGTCCGGTGTCCTCGAAACCGCGCTTTATGTTGACGACCTCGATCGCGCCCGCGCGTTTTACGAGAAGGTGCTCGGGCTTGTGCCGCTGACGGCCGATTCGCGCTTTCTTGCCTTTGATGTCGGTGGCCGGAGCGTTTTACTGTTGTTCCTCCGCGGCTCGACGCCCGAGACGATCCAGCTACCCGGCGGGACCATTCCGCCGCATGACGGTAGCGGCCCGATCCACATGGCCTTTGCCATTGCGGCCGCCGAGCTGCCGGGGTGGGAGAAGGCGCTTGGTGAACACAATGTCGCAATTGAAGGCAGGACCGATTGGCCCCGCGGCGGCAAGAGCATCTATTTTCGCGACCCCGACAACCATCTGCTGGAGCTGGCAACGCCGGGAATATGGGCGATCTACTAG
- a CDS encoding HesB/IscA family protein — MDTTVQSKPKPRPRPQVMKLTEAAAARITELTKRADSEIVGLRVGIKNGGCAGQSYTVEYAHEIRPTDEVVEDKGVKILVDPKAVLFLLGTEMDYKADKMQAQFIFNNPNQVSACGCGESVQLTPAKV, encoded by the coding sequence ATGGATACCACCGTCCAGTCCAAGCCGAAGCCGCGGCCCCGTCCGCAGGTCATGAAGCTGACCGAGGCTGCCGCTGCCCGGATCACGGAGCTCACCAAGCGCGCCGATTCTGAGATCGTCGGCCTGCGCGTCGGCATCAAGAACGGCGGCTGCGCCGGTCAGTCCTACACGGTGGAATACGCCCACGAGATCCGCCCGACCGACGAGGTGGTCGAGGACAAGGGCGTGAAGATCCTGGTCGACCCCAAGGCGGTGCTATTCCTGCTCGGCACCGAGATGGACTACAAGGCCGACAAGATGCAGGCTCAGTTCATCTTCAACAATCCGAACCAGGTCTCCGCCTGCGGCTGCGGCGAGTCGGTGCAGTTGACGCCGGCGAAGGTGTAG
- a CDS encoding TfoX/Sxy family protein → MDRDFLTDLFADFGPVTIRRMFSGYGISADGTNFALSLRAGLYFRADDQTIPQFEAEGSQPFQYQTRAKTVTVNSYWQLPARLFDDSEELAEWARAALAAAQRAAVRKRPKARKAAKAKVSGKAAAKRKATGVRKAARTRKAPSK, encoded by the coding sequence ATGGACCGCGATTTCCTCACCGACCTGTTCGCGGACTTCGGTCCGGTCACAATCCGCCGGATGTTTTCCGGCTATGGCATTTCCGCCGACGGCACCAACTTTGCGCTTTCGTTGCGCGCTGGTCTCTATTTCCGCGCCGATGATCAGACCATTCCGCAATTCGAGGCGGAAGGCTCTCAGCCATTTCAGTATCAGACGCGGGCCAAGACGGTCACCGTGAACTCGTACTGGCAGTTGCCGGCGCGGCTGTTCGACGATTCCGAGGAGCTGGCCGAGTGGGCGAGGGCGGCATTGGCTGCAGCGCAGCGCGCGGCCGTGCGCAAGCGGCCGAAGGCGCGCAAGGCTGCCAAGGCGAAGGTGTCGGGGAAGGCTGCTGCGAAGCGGAAGGCGACAGGGGTGAGGAAGGCAGCGCGGACACGGAAGGCGCCGAGCAAATAG
- a CDS encoding GGDEF domain-containing protein: MVKLLDEHERTMAFAEVALGQIRSLRQTAVPRNYEIWYVYATGYNAPLNKIINETLARNGKLSEADLEQIYETYLSHIKASDRIDKVGARVIGEIDDVMTLITEALGMSQSYDSRLSGANEKLRTANNRDQIKAVVDGLLKSTREMQETNKALESRLALSKTEISNLQHSLEAIRAESLTDPLTGLGNRKYFDRSIEMAVRTALANGEPLSLMMFDIDHFKSFNDSYGHLTGDQVLRLVAMSLKQTIKGQDITARYGGEEFAVVLPNTGLRQALTVADHIRRAVMAKELKKKSTGEILGRVTISVGVAMLKPDDDTDALIERADACLYAAKRNGRNRVICEVDPEYADETRSQVA, encoded by the coding sequence GTGGTCAAGCTGCTGGACGAACACGAACGCACGATGGCGTTTGCCGAAGTCGCGTTGGGCCAGATCAGATCGCTCCGGCAAACCGCCGTCCCGCGCAACTATGAAATCTGGTACGTCTACGCGACCGGATACAACGCCCCTCTCAACAAGATCATCAACGAGACGCTGGCGCGCAACGGCAAGCTCAGCGAAGCCGACCTCGAACAGATCTACGAGACCTATCTCTCGCACATCAAGGCGTCCGATCGCATCGACAAGGTCGGCGCGCGCGTCATCGGCGAGATCGACGACGTGATGACGCTCATCACCGAAGCGCTCGGCATGTCGCAGAGCTACGACTCCAGGCTGAGCGGCGCGAACGAGAAACTCAGAACTGCCAACAACCGCGATCAGATCAAGGCGGTCGTCGACGGCCTCTTGAAATCGACACGCGAGATGCAGGAGACCAACAAAGCGCTGGAAAGCCGGCTGGCGCTGTCGAAGACCGAGATCAGCAATCTCCAGCACAGCCTGGAGGCGATTCGCGCCGAGAGCCTGACCGACCCGCTGACCGGATTGGGCAACCGCAAGTACTTCGACCGCTCGATCGAGATGGCGGTGCGAACGGCGCTGGCGAACGGCGAGCCGCTGTCGCTGATGATGTTCGACATCGACCATTTCAAATCGTTCAACGATTCCTACGGCCATCTCACCGGCGATCAGGTGCTGCGGCTGGTTGCGATGTCGCTGAAGCAGACCATCAAGGGCCAAGACATTACCGCCCGTTACGGCGGCGAGGAGTTTGCGGTCGTGCTGCCGAATACCGGGCTGCGCCAGGCGCTGACGGTTGCCGACCACATCCGCCGCGCGGTGATGGCAAAGGAATTGAAGAAGAAATCCACCGGCGAAATCCTCGGCCGCGTCACCATCTCGGTCGGCGTTGCCATGCTCAAGCCGGACGACGACACGGATGCATTGATTGAACGCGCCGACGCCTGCCTCTACGCCGCCAAACGCAACGGCCGCAACCGCGTGATCTGCGAAGTCGACCCCGAATACGCCGACGAGACCCGCAGCCAGGTCGCCTGA
- a CDS encoding DEAD/DEAH box helicase, protein MSFSNLGLSDKVLAAVAATGYTTPTPIQEQAIPHVLARRDVLGIAQTGTGKTAAFVLPMLTLLEKGRARARMPRTLILEPTRELAAQVKENFDKYGAGQKLNVALLIGGVSFGDQDSKLTRGVDVLIATPGRLLDHTERGGLLLTGVELLVIDEADRMLDMGFIPDIERICKLVPFTRQTLFFTATMPPEISRISETFLHNPERVEVSRPATTATGVSQFKVNGGREPHEKRELLRRLLRDAKDLNNAIIFCNRKREVAVVHKSLQKHGFSVGALHGDMDQSARTAALDQFRKGEIPLLVASDVAARGLDIPAVSHVFNFDVPHHADDYVHRIGRTGRAGRAGTAISIVSPLDSKSLAAIERLIGQTIPIAEGDYAVHSEPSEDGDQPREHRSREGSRGGRKPRREREPRAARDSDRRGDKSAEREPRHAKGAGRGARPQPEAGAFTPPAAAQPSRVPSIGRPEPRRAHREIESEPADHSHLPAFLLRPVRARV, encoded by the coding sequence ATGTCTTTTTCCAATCTCGGCCTTTCCGATAAGGTCCTCGCCGCAGTTGCGGCCACCGGGTACACCACCCCCACCCCCATCCAGGAACAGGCAATCCCGCACGTTCTGGCCCGCCGCGACGTCCTCGGCATCGCCCAGACCGGCACCGGCAAGACCGCCGCCTTCGTCCTGCCCATGCTCACGCTTCTGGAAAAGGGCCGCGCCCGGGCACGAATGCCCCGCACCCTGATCCTCGAACCGACCCGCGAACTCGCCGCCCAGGTCAAAGAGAATTTCGACAAATACGGCGCCGGCCAGAAACTCAACGTCGCGCTCCTGATCGGCGGCGTCTCGTTCGGCGACCAGGACTCCAAGCTGACCCGCGGCGTCGACGTCCTGATCGCAACCCCCGGCCGCCTGCTCGACCACACCGAACGCGGCGGTCTCCTGCTCACCGGCGTTGAACTGCTGGTCATCGACGAAGCCGACCGCATGCTGGACATGGGCTTCATCCCCGACATCGAACGCATCTGCAAGCTGGTGCCGTTCACGCGCCAGACCCTGTTCTTCACCGCAACGATGCCGCCGGAAATCAGCCGCATCAGCGAAACCTTCCTGCACAATCCTGAAAGAGTCGAAGTCTCGAGACCGGCAACGACTGCGACCGGCGTGTCGCAATTCAAGGTCAATGGCGGCCGTGAGCCGCATGAGAAGCGCGAGCTGCTTCGCCGCCTGCTGCGCGACGCCAAGGACCTCAACAACGCGATCATCTTCTGCAACCGCAAGCGCGAGGTCGCCGTCGTTCACAAGTCGTTGCAGAAGCACGGCTTCAGCGTCGGCGCCCTGCACGGCGACATGGACCAGTCGGCGCGCACCGCGGCGCTCGATCAATTCCGCAAGGGCGAGATTCCGTTGCTGGTGGCTTCCGACGTCGCCGCCCGCGGCCTCGACATTCCCGCCGTCAGCCACGTCTTCAATTTCGATGTGCCGCATCACGCCGACGATTATGTGCATCGCATCGGTCGAACGGGGCGCGCCGGGCGCGCCGGCACGGCGATCTCGATCGTCAGCCCGCTCGACAGCAAATCGCTCGCTGCGATCGAACGCCTGATCGGGCAAACCATTCCCATCGCCGAGGGCGATTACGCCGTGCACTCGGAGCCGTCGGAGGACGGCGATCAGCCGCGCGAACATCGTTCACGGGAAGGCTCGCGCGGCGGCCGCAAGCCGCGCCGCGAACGTGAGCCGCGCGCCGCAAGGGATTCTGATAGACGTGGCGACAAGAGCGCCGAGCGCGAACCGCGGCATGCCAAGGGCGCTGGCCGCGGCGCCAGACCGCAGCCGGAAGCTGGGGCCTTTACGCCACCCGCTGCGGCGCAGCCGTCGCGCGTGCCTTCGATCGGACGGCCTGAACCGCGGCGCGCCCATCGCGAGATCGAATCCGAGCCTGCCGATCACTCACATCTTCCTGCATTTCTTTTGCGGCCCGTTCGCGCCCGCGTCTGA
- a CDS encoding caspase family protein, which yields MKGWLTRLLAVTSLATCIAAFAAPAQAEKRVALVVGNNDYRNVPKLQKAVNDARTMGDTLKQLGFTVMVAENQNRQAFSQTLLAFDKAVDAGDTAFFFFAGHGFEIAGQNFLLPTDVPAATEGQEELVRDASVLADRIIERLQNRKVRTAILVFDACRNNPFERPGTRAVAGGGGLAPMTQLPEGVFSIFSAGPRQTALDRLSNDDTNPNSVFTRTFAKELTQPGANLVQVAQRTRRAVSELAETVRHKQIPVYFDQMVDDVFLNGLAKAQPEAAAQSAEPLQKLAALPPVQQLKPQNDSVNAPIAMFSRHNGGWTVVFSIADPTLGISWRIGESGNFRETGFMDTLDPRTRKRMPNPSVELPADAPAAVIQVRYVDTNGELQGPFPIRFDPEAALIRDQRKILDMTATSWLSFRDFNGLLVYYTHLMSYRCAIREVRVGIDSAVPDKVLKLPPCDPRDPIAIPHDATPYLKLAPQTRSVSVELTYRDGSVSEIKSFRR from the coding sequence ATGAAGGGTTGGCTTACCAGACTGCTCGCGGTGACGAGCCTCGCAACGTGCATCGCTGCCTTTGCCGCGCCTGCGCAGGCGGAAAAGCGCGTGGCGCTGGTGGTCGGCAATAACGACTATCGGAACGTGCCCAAGCTGCAGAAGGCGGTCAACGACGCCCGCACCATGGGCGACACGCTCAAGCAGCTCGGCTTCACGGTGATGGTGGCGGAGAACCAGAACCGGCAGGCGTTCAGCCAGACGCTGCTGGCGTTCGACAAGGCGGTCGATGCCGGCGATACCGCGTTTTTCTTCTTCGCCGGTCACGGTTTCGAAATTGCAGGCCAGAACTTCCTGCTGCCGACCGACGTGCCGGCGGCGACCGAAGGGCAGGAAGAGCTGGTGCGCGACGCCTCTGTTCTCGCCGACCGCATCATCGAGCGGCTGCAGAACCGCAAGGTGCGCACCGCCATCCTGGTGTTCGATGCATGCCGCAACAATCCGTTCGAGCGTCCCGGCACGCGCGCGGTTGCCGGCGGCGGCGGTCTCGCCCCGATGACGCAATTGCCGGAAGGCGTGTTCTCGATCTTCTCGGCCGGGCCGCGGCAGACCGCGCTCGACCGGCTTTCCAACGACGACACCAATCCCAATTCGGTGTTCACGCGTACCTTCGCCAAGGAGCTGACGCAGCCGGGCGCTAACCTCGTTCAGGTCGCGCAGCGCACGCGGCGCGCGGTCAGCGAACTGGCGGAGACCGTCCGTCACAAGCAGATCCCGGTTTACTTCGACCAGATGGTCGACGACGTTTTTCTGAACGGTCTGGCGAAGGCGCAGCCCGAGGCTGCGGCGCAATCCGCCGAGCCGCTGCAGAAGCTTGCGGCCTTGCCGCCGGTGCAGCAACTCAAGCCGCAGAACGATTCCGTCAACGCGCCGATCGCGATGTTCTCGCGCCACAATGGCGGTTGGACCGTGGTGTTCTCGATCGCCGATCCGACGCTCGGCATTTCCTGGCGGATTGGCGAGAGCGGCAATTTCCGCGAGACCGGTTTCATGGACACGCTCGATCCGCGCACCCGCAAACGGATGCCCAACCCGTCGGTCGAACTGCCGGCCGATGCGCCGGCTGCCGTGATCCAGGTGCGTTATGTCGACACCAATGGCGAGCTGCAGGGGCCGTTCCCGATCCGGTTCGATCCTGAAGCCGCGCTGATCCGCGACCAGCGCAAGATCCTCGACATGACGGCGACGAGCTGGCTGTCGTTCCGCGACTTCAACGGCCTGCTGGTCTATTACACGCACCTGATGTCATATCGCTGCGCGATCCGCGAGGTGCGCGTCGGCATCGACTCGGCGGTGCCGGACAAGGTTTTGAAGCTTCCGCCCTGCGATCCCCGCGATCCCATCGCCATTCCGCATGATGCGACGCCTTATCTGAAGCTTGCGCCGCAAACCAGGTCGGTGTCGGTGGAGCTGACGTACCGCGATGGCAGCGTGTCGGAGATCAAAAGTTTCCGGCGGTAG